The sequence below is a genomic window from Anaerobacillus alkaliphilus.
GAAGCGACAAATCGACGTACTGGCCCAAGTTTGTGCAAGTGATCTTTAATAACTTGAAAACTCGGAACAAAGCTGGATTTAACAGCTTCCATTAGTAGCACATTGTTCTGCTTTGCCGTTTCAATCATGAATTGAACCTCACTTGAATTTGACGCCATCGGTTTCTCCACAAGGACATGTTTGCCATAATTCATGAACAGACAGGCTTGTTCTGCATGCAACGAGTTAGGGCTTGCTATGTAGATCGCATCAAGTTGATCGCTACTGGCCATTTCCTCAAGTGATGTAAACGTGTGCTTCAATTGATATTTACTGGCAAATTGTTCTCCTTTTTCACTTGTTCTTGAATAGACTGCTGTTAATTCAAATCCCTCAACGAGACTTGCTGCCTCAATAAACTGCTCTGTAATCCAGTTGGTTCCTACTAGGCCAAAACGTACCATGATTTTCACCTCATTAGATAAAAATCTCCTACGATGGATGGTAGGAGACTTTTACTTATAGTATATTACTTTTTAAGTAATTCTCAACTTCGTCAGCAGTACTCAACTGTAAAAGTTGTTCAATAACTGCTTCAATTTCCTGTTTGGAGAGCTTCGAGATTTGACTTCTGGCTGGTAAAATTGAGCTAGCACTCATACTGAACTCATCCAACCCTAACCCTAATAAAATCGGTATTGCGATTGGGTCACCAGCCATTTCTCCGCACATTCCAACCCATTTTCCTTCTTTATGTGCTGCATTAATGACTAATTTCACTAGGCGTAAAATAGCGGGGTGATATGGTTGATATAGATAAGAAACCTGTTCGTTCATGCGATCAGCAGCCATTGTATACTGTATTAAATCATTCGTACCAATACTGAAGAAATCAACCTCTTTTGCAAAAATATCTGCAGACACTGCTGTGGAAGGAATTTCGACCATGATACCAATCTCGATATCATCAGATACTTTGGTACCTTCGCTTGTAAGCTTTTCTTTTTCATCTGCTAAAATTGCTTTCGCTTGACGATACTCCTCTAATGTTGCAATCATTGGGAACATAATTTTAAGATTTCCAAAGGCACTAGCACGTAGCAACGCACGAAGTTGCGGACGGAAGATATCTTCTCTTTCTAAACAAAGTCGAATTGCACGAAACCCTAAAAATGGGTTAAGTTCTTTCGGTAACTGTAAATATGGTAGTTCTTTATCGCCGCCGATATCAAGGGTACGAATAACTACTGGCTTGCCTTCCATTCCCTCAACAACCGCTTTGTAAGCTTCAAATTGCTCATCTTCTGTTGGCAATTGATCTCTTCCCATATACAAGAACTCTGTACGATAAAGACCGATACCTTCAGCCCCATTTTTGGTGACTCCCTCTAAATCATTTGGAGTACCAATATTCGCAGCTAGTTCGACATGTTGTCCATCTTTTGATACCGTTGCTTCTTTGACAAGTTTCTCCCATTCAGCTTTTTGCGCTTCGTGTGCATCTCGTTTTTCTCGGTACGTAGTTATCTCTTCCTCAGTTGGATTAATGATAACATCCCCACCGATCCCATCCACAATCACCATCATACCAGCATCAACTTTGCTTGTGATATCTTTAGTTCCAACAACTGACGGGATTTCAAGTGATCGAGCCATAATTGCTGAATGTGAGGTTCTACCACCGATATCAGTGGCAAAACCTTTTACAAATTGGCGGTTTAACTGCGCTGTATCTGAGGGGGTTAAATCCTCAGCAATGATGATAACTTCCTCGTTAATGCTTGTTAGGGAAACCGTAGTTACCCCTAATAAGTGATTAAGCACTCGTTTTGTTACATCACGAATATCAGCTGCACGTTCACGCATATACTCATTATCCATACTTTCAAACATTGAAATGAACATTTGAGCAACTTCGTCCAAAGCAAAATCAGCGTTGACGTTTTCGTTTTTGATTTTATCTTTCACCACATCAATGAGCTCAGGATCACTTAGGACTAATAAATGTGCTGAAAAAATCGCAGCTTTATCTTCACCTAAATCAACTAAAGCTTTATCACGGATTACCTCAAGCTCTTCTTTTGATGTTGCTAGCGCTTGATTAAATCTCTCCACTTCTTGTTCAGCGGAAGTAACTTGCTTCTTTTCAATGGATAATTCCACATGTTCCAATTTAAAAGCCTTGGCAATAGCAATTCCAGAGGAAGCCCCAATCCCTTTAATAGCAATTGACATTATTCACCTAACCCGCCTTTAATCACTTCTGCAAGACTAGCTAAAGCTGCTTCTTCATCAGCACCATCTGCTTTAATCGTAATTTGGGCACCTTGACCAACACCTAGTGACATAACCCCCATTATGGACTTTAGATTTACTGACTTTTCCTTATATACTAAAGAAATTTCTGAGCTAAATTGACTTGCTTTATTCACTAAAAGTGTTGCTGGTCTTGCATGAATTCCAGTTGCATCTGTAATTGTAAATGTTTGTTCTACCATGATAAATTCCTCCTAGATGTATGTTTTATATTCTTTTTTTAGCATTTCCTCTATTGCAAATGCTACACCATAAACTGTGTTTGTTTTTGTAATAGGCTGTTTTCGCAAAGTTTGTTGCTTTCGTAAAAATCCCAAAAGCCGGATTTTTACACAAATTACTATGAATTCACCACTAATTTAGTAAGGAATGCTCTTTTCTCACATAATTTATTGGCTGATATCTTCATCTAGGGTATTTTTTCGATAATTTTAGGATAGAAAAGCCACAATGTATACGAAAAGAGCCTTGTAATAAAATCAGCTGTTTCTTTTATTTCTGCTTCCTCCTATTGCAACTCCAACCCCAGCAAGGATTAGGCGTTTCGCAACATTTAATCAAATAAGGACATTTAATTCCAACCGAAGGAATGCACACGAGCAAACTGAAAATATTTCCCTTACTCAACAACAAATGTAAATCATAATTCCAGCGCTTTCTTTATTCCTTTGGCATTTTCATAACTAACTTCACCACCTTCATTGTGATTTAATAACTAACATTAGATTTTTTAGGGAATTTTAAATGTAGGTTAACCTGCACATTTACTGCTTTCCGCTTGCAAAAGAGGATAAATATCTACAAGGAAGGGAGAATAATAGCTCGAATTTAATAGAATAGTAAACTATTAAGTCGTTTTTCTTGACAGTCAAATCACGACTATATAATAATATATATTGAATTAGAATTATTATAGAAAGCAAGTTTTTTGTCTATACTATAATAGAATTCTTAAAAACTATATCTTAGGAGGAAAAATAATTATGTCTTTAATCGGAAAAGAAGTATTACCATTCTCAGCAAAAGCTTTTAAAAACGGTGAGTTCATTGATGTAACTGAACAAAGCCTAAAAGGTCAATGGAGCATTTTCTGTTTCTATCCAGCTGACTTCACATTTGTTTGCCCTACAGAACTTGAAGATTTACAAAACGAGTATGCTACACTTCAAGAGCTTGGAGTTGAGGTTTATTCAGTTTCTACTGATACTCATTTCACACATAAAGGTTGGCATGACAGCTCACCAACAATCGGTAAAATTACATACGGAATGATTGGTGACCCATCTCAAAAAATTTCTCGTAACTTCGAAGTTTTAAACGAAGAAAGTGGTCTAGCTGATCGTGGTACTTTCATCATTGATCCAGATGGTGTTATCCAAACTGTTGAAATTAATGCTGGTGGTATTGGTCGTGACGCTAGTATTCTAGTGAGCAAAGTTAAGGCAGCACAATATGTTCGTAACAATCCAGGTGAAGTTTGCCCAGCTAAATGGCAAGAAGGTTCTGAAACATTAAAACCAAGCTTAGATCTAGTAGGAAAGATTTAAGGAGCAAATTTCATGATCTTAGAATCTGATATTAAAGCGCAATTAAATCAATACCTTCAACTCTTGGAAGGTGATATCGTCCTTAAAGTGAGCGCTGGATCTGATGAGACTTCTACTAAAATGGTCGCACTTGTCGATGAGATTGCTTCTATGTCACCTAGAATTTCAGTTGAACATACTGAGTTATATCGTACACCTAGCTTTAGTGTAAATCGAGTCGGGGAAGATACTGGCGTTGTCTTTGCAGGTATACCTTTAGGTCACGAATTCACTTCCTTAGTGTTAGCTTTGTTGCAAGTTAGTGGACGAGCTCCAAAGGTTGATCAAAAAATCATTGACCAAGTGAAAAACATTAAGGGTGAATATGACTTTGAAACGTATGTTAGTTTAAGTTGTCACAACTGCCCTGATGTTGTCCAAGCTTTAAACATGATGAGTGTTCTTAACCCTGGCATTACGCACACAATGATTGACGGAGCAGCGTTCAAGCATGAAGTTGAAGCTAGAAATGTTATGAACGTCCCTTCGATTTTCGTTAATGGCGAATTCTTTGGTGGCGGTCGTATGACGATTGAAGAAATCCTTGCTAAATTGGGTAGCGGTCCAGATGCATCTGAGTTTGCTGATAAAGAACCTTTTGATGTTCTTGTTGTGGGTGGAGGTCCAGCTGGTTCAAGTGCAGCAATTTATGCTGCGCGTAAAGGAATCCGTACTGGAATTGTTGCCGAACGCTTTGGTGGACAAGTCCTCGACACAATGAGCATTGAAAACTTTATTAGCATGAAATATACAGAAGGACCAAAGCTTGTTGCTAGTCTTGAAGAGCATGTCAAAGAGTACAATATTGATGTGATGAACCTACAGCGTGCAAAACGCATAGAGAAGAAAGACCTTTTCGAGCTTGAACTTGAAAATGGTGCGGTTCTAAAAAGTAAAAGTGTCATCATTTCAACTGGTGCCCGCTGGCGTAATGTTGGCGTTCCTGGTGAACAAGAGTTCAAAAACAAAGGTGTAGCTTACTGCCCTCACTGTGATGGACCATTGTTCGAAGGAAAAGACGTAGCAGTTATTGGTGGTGGTAACTCAGGTGTTGAAGCAGCCATTGACCTAGCTGGTATTGTTAATCATGTAACAGTTCTTGAGTTCATGCCAGAGCTTAAAGCTGATGATGTACTTCAAAAACGTCTATACAGCCTTCCTAACGTATCGGTTCTAAAGAACGTTCAAACAAAAGAAATTACAGGTACTGACAAAGTAAACGGTATTTCTTACATTGATCGCGATACTGAAAAAGTTCATCATATTGAGCTACAAGGTGTGTTTGTTCAAATCGGACTTGTACCAAATACGGATTGGTTAGGCGAAACGGTTGAGCGTACTCGCTTCGGAGAGATTGTTGTAGACAAGCATGGTGCGACAAACGTTCCTGGATTATTTGCTGCAGGAGATTGTACAAACAGTCCATATAAACAAATTATTATTTCAATGGGATCAGGTGCAAACGCCGCATTAGGTGCTTTTGATTATCTGATTAGGAATTAAAGTAGTAGTCTGAGCCGCTTTACTGATGAGTAAAGCGGCTTTTCTGTTTTGATATTTGATAACATGCTGTGCGGTCTGAGAAGCCGCTATTTTCATATTTTTCGCTGATTTTAGACTTTCGCGGTCACAGTGACCCTTATCCTACTAAAAAACCCCACTTCCTCACGGTTTTCTGGCAAATAGCGTCTCCTGTGTCCGCGAAAATGGAAATATGCTTTTTTTTTTGAAAATAGCGACCTGTGAGTCCGCAAAGGGGTAGCGTCTACAATCATAGTAGTAAAAAAACTTCACTTTCCTCTAATAACTCTCCAGTATTAACAAATCCAAGTGACTCATAGAATTGTAAGCCGTATAATTGTCAGGTTCCGTAGATAGGCCAATATACTGAAAGTCATCATTCTTTTTAAGCATCTCTATAACCTGGCACATTGCCTCTTTCCCGTGACCTTTTCTTTGCTAAAATACTTAGGAATCCAACACTTCCTCTCTTCAATCTCCTTTGGATAAGTCCTCCTACCGTAAAAAACATGCTGAAATTTCCAGCATGTTTCCCTCTCTATTTAACTGCTTCAAGGATATATTTGTTTAAAATTGATTTTAAATATTCCTGTCTTCCTGACTTATTACTGATTTCGCCCAGACCCAATGCATGTTTTTCTAATGCGTGGAAATTAGCTTTTCCTTCTACGATCTCAAGACCAATACCACTTGTGAAACTGCTGTAACGATCTGCAATAAAGTCTTCTAATACTTTATCTTCAAGTAAACGTTGCGCTATTTTTGTACCGATCGCAAAGGCATCCATTCCAGCAATATGAGCATGGAATAAATCTTCTGGATCAAATGAACCACGACGTACTTTTGCGTCAAAGTTTAATCCACCAGTTCCTAATCCATCGTTTTTGATGATTTCATACATTGCTAATGTTGTTGAATAAAGGTCAGTTGGGAATTCATCTGTATCCCAGCCTAGTAATGGATCACCTTGGTTTGCGTCAACAGAACCTAACATGCCGTTGATACGAGCCACATGTAATTCGTGCTCGAACGTATGACCAGCTAATGTTGCATGGTTTGCTTCGATGTTAAATTTAAATACATCTTGTAAACCGTATTGTTGTAAGAATGCCATGCCAGTTGCTACATCGAAGTCATATTGATGCTTCGTTGGCTCTTTTGGTTTTGGCTCAATTAGGAATTGTGCATCAAAGCCGATTTCGTTCGCATAGTCTTTTGCCATGTGGAAAAAACGAGCTAAGTTGTCTAATTCAAGCTTCATGTTTGTATTAAGTAATGTTTCGTATCCTTCACGACCACCCCAGAATACATAGTTTTCAGAACCTAATTCTTTACCAACCTCTAAGCCCTTTTTAACTTTTGCTGCAGCATAAGCATATACATCTGCGTTTGGAGCAGTAGCAGCACCGTGTAACCAACGTGGGTGAGAGAACATGTTTGCTGTATTCCATAATAATTTTGTTTTGCTTGTTTTCATGTAGTCTTTAATCATAGCAACGATGGTATCAATGTTTTTAAACGTCTCACTTAATGATTCTGTTTCTGGTGAGATATCATAGTCATGAAAACAGAAGAAAGGTACATCTAGTTTTTCGAAGAATTCAAACGAAGCTTCCACACGAGCTTTCGCTAAGTCAACTCCAGAAAAGTTATTGTACGGACGAACCATTGTTGCTTGTCCAAATGGATCTGTTCCTTCTCCGGTAAACGTATGCCAGTAGGAAACGGCGAAGCGCATAAATTCTTCCATTCTCCTACCGTTGATCATTTCCTCCGGATTATAATACTTAAATGCAAAAGGATTTGTAGAGTTTGCGCCTTCATAAGTTACTTTGCTGATATTATTAAAATAGGCCATATCTTTTTTCCTCCAAAATTAGCTTAACGATTTTTTAAATAAGCTTCGATAATATCCTTTACATGTTGTTCATTCTCAGTTTTGATCACGTAATGATCTCCATCTAAAGTAGTCGAGACATTCTCCACACCTTGTACCTTCAAGAAATCAACAACATCATCAATTTCTTCAGATTGTGTTAATACTAGCTTTTTCCCAATATATTCATCGTTGACATAAATATCATACGCTTCGTGGGCATTTTTTAATTCAAGCGAATCATGATTATAAATCCCTAATGGCGGAAAAGCATTTTGGTTGTATGTTTCCACTATAAACACTCCTATCGACTTAAATTACTTCCATTCATGATAGTATTGAACAGCAGATCCGTGCCAATAATAGTAAAAATTCCCTTTTAAGGAGGCTTACAAAAGTATGGTGAACTCCTTCTTTTACAGGATTTGCGAATGGATCATGCGATTTGCTCTTCTAAATTTTTTATGGATTAGCTTTACACTACTTGGATTTATCGTGCTTGGATTTTTTCCTGCTACAGTAGCCATGTTTACGGTTGTTCGAAAATGGATTATGAAGCAAAGTGATATTGCAATTTGGAAAACGTTTTTTACTAGCTATAAAAGTGAATGGCTTAGAAGCAACCTATTCGGGATTATCATCCTAGGATTAGGTGGAATTATTTATCTTGAATTCACTGTTATAAAAGATACAAACGACCTCCTATTACAAGTAAGTAAATATCCATTATTCCTGTTATTTCTACTCTTTTGTGTACTATTATTGTATGGGTTCCCAACATATGTTCATTATCGAGTACGGCTATATCAGGTGTTTAAAAACTCGTTACTCGTTAGCTTAATTAATCCCTTTTTTACAATTGTCATGGTCTTAGGCTTAGCTCTCATTTACTTACTAGTAAAAATTCTGCCACCTTTGCTACTTTTTTTTGGTGGAAGCGCAAGTGCCTACTTTATAATGTGGTGTTGCTACCAAGCATTTTTAAATGTTCAAGCAAGGAAAGATAAACTAAGTACATCTGTGGATAATTAAACCTTCAACACGAAGGTTTAATTTATTCTTATCCTTTTACAGCCCCTGCAGCAATTCCTTCGACAATCTTGTTGCTTAGGATAAAAAACGCAATAAGAATTGGTAAGATACTGATGACAAGTGTAGCCCCAATTGCTCCCCAATCTGTAGCGTACTGCCCAATAAAGCTTTGGATCCCGACAGTTAACGTGCGGTAATGGTCGGATCTAATAAACGTGTTAATAAACACAAATTCATTCCAATTATAGATCATGTTGATAATACCAGTTGTGGATATAACCGGCATTGTCATAGGTAAAGTTATTTGAAAGAAGATACGATGAATTGAACATCCATCGATTACCGCAGCTTCCTCAACCTCACGTGGCAATGTGTAGTAAAATCCTAAGAGTATCATGATTGTTAATGGTAAATTAAATGCTGTGTAAGTCA
It includes:
- the ptsP gene encoding phosphoenolpyruvate--protein phosphotransferase translates to MSIAIKGIGASSGIAIAKAFKLEHVELSIEKKQVTSAEQEVERFNQALATSKEELEVIRDKALVDLGEDKAAIFSAHLLVLSDPELIDVVKDKIKNENVNADFALDEVAQMFISMFESMDNEYMRERAADIRDVTKRVLNHLLGVTTVSLTSINEEVIIIAEDLTPSDTAQLNRQFVKGFATDIGGRTSHSAIMARSLEIPSVVGTKDITSKVDAGMMVIVDGIGGDVIINPTEEEITTYREKRDAHEAQKAEWEKLVKEATVSKDGQHVELAANIGTPNDLEGVTKNGAEGIGLYRTEFLYMGRDQLPTEDEQFEAYKAVVEGMEGKPVVIRTLDIGGDKELPYLQLPKELNPFLGFRAIRLCLEREDIFRPQLRALLRASAFGNLKIMFPMIATLEEYRQAKAILADEKEKLTSEGTKVSDDIEIGIMVEIPSTAVSADIFAKEVDFFSIGTNDLIQYTMAADRMNEQVSYLYQPYHPAILRLVKLVINAAHKEGKWVGMCGEMAGDPIAIPILLGLGLDEFSMSASSILPARSQISKLSKQEIEAVIEQLLQLSTADEVENYLKSNIL
- a CDS encoding phosphocarrier protein HPr produces the protein MVEQTFTITDATGIHARPATLLVNKASQFSSEISLVYKEKSVNLKSIMGVMSLGVGQGAQITIKADGADEEAALASLAEVIKGGLGE
- the ahpC gene encoding alkyl hydroperoxide reductase subunit C, coding for MSLIGKEVLPFSAKAFKNGEFIDVTEQSLKGQWSIFCFYPADFTFVCPTELEDLQNEYATLQELGVEVYSVSTDTHFTHKGWHDSSPTIGKITYGMIGDPSQKISRNFEVLNEESGLADRGTFIIDPDGVIQTVEINAGGIGRDASILVSKVKAAQYVRNNPGEVCPAKWQEGSETLKPSLDLVGKI
- the ahpF gene encoding alkyl hydroperoxide reductase subunit F, translated to MILESDIKAQLNQYLQLLEGDIVLKVSAGSDETSTKMVALVDEIASMSPRISVEHTELYRTPSFSVNRVGEDTGVVFAGIPLGHEFTSLVLALLQVSGRAPKVDQKIIDQVKNIKGEYDFETYVSLSCHNCPDVVQALNMMSVLNPGITHTMIDGAAFKHEVEARNVMNVPSIFVNGEFFGGGRMTIEEILAKLGSGPDASEFADKEPFDVLVVGGGPAGSSAAIYAARKGIRTGIVAERFGGQVLDTMSIENFISMKYTEGPKLVASLEEHVKEYNIDVMNLQRAKRIEKKDLFELELENGAVLKSKSVIISTGARWRNVGVPGEQEFKNKGVAYCPHCDGPLFEGKDVAVIGGGNSGVEAAIDLAGIVNHVTVLEFMPELKADDVLQKRLYSLPNVSVLKNVQTKEITGTDKVNGISYIDRDTEKVHHIELQGVFVQIGLVPNTDWLGETVERTRFGEIVVDKHGATNVPGLFAAGDCTNSPYKQIIISMGSGANAALGAFDYLIRN
- the xylA gene encoding xylose isomerase — encoded protein: MAYFNNISKVTYEGANSTNPFAFKYYNPEEMINGRRMEEFMRFAVSYWHTFTGEGTDPFGQATMVRPYNNFSGVDLAKARVEASFEFFEKLDVPFFCFHDYDISPETESLSETFKNIDTIVAMIKDYMKTSKTKLLWNTANMFSHPRWLHGAATAPNADVYAYAAAKVKKGLEVGKELGSENYVFWGGREGYETLLNTNMKLELDNLARFFHMAKDYANEIGFDAQFLIEPKPKEPTKHQYDFDVATGMAFLQQYGLQDVFKFNIEANHATLAGHTFEHELHVARINGMLGSVDANQGDPLLGWDTDEFPTDLYSTTLAMYEIIKNDGLGTGGLNFDAKVRRGSFDPEDLFHAHIAGMDAFAIGTKIAQRLLEDKVLEDFIADRYSSFTSGIGLEIVEGKANFHALEKHALGLGEISNKSGRQEYLKSILNKYILEAVK
- a CDS encoding YesL family protein, whose amino-acid sequence is MVNSFFYRICEWIMRFALLNFLWISFTLLGFIVLGFFPATVAMFTVVRKWIMKQSDIAIWKTFFTSYKSEWLRSNLFGIIILGLGGIIYLEFTVIKDTNDLLLQVSKYPLFLLFLLFCVLLLYGFPTYVHYRVRLYQVFKNSLLVSLINPFFTIVMVLGLALIYLLVKILPPLLLFFGGSASAYFIMWCCYQAFLNVQARKDKLSTSVDN